A part of Dreissena polymorpha isolate Duluth1 chromosome 13, UMN_Dpol_1.0, whole genome shotgun sequence genomic DNA contains:
- the LOC127855520 gene encoding uncharacterized protein LOC127855520, with translation MANVRVSCFLCLLLRNVVCVTGSNDPGFELFFKTNLEERQDVPIHFDNPLPSWLKGTLIRNGLGEFERGERKFLHAFDAFGKLSSWKFYGNGSASFSTKFLESDFYKASKSKNTIAPYLLFEGVTPGFNEVETLQALAQGIDNMNVNIYAFYNSNTTVREFVALNDFWKVYHIDKSSLATIESVTATVPKGGSGKGKFEFLNMLSSAHPLPEHGTEFHITFLSSVSLIPWVKSTISLIRMKDLRERELIASWEVGKVPYMHSFSVTKNYAVLFASPFYVNVLKMVESAKPFNSLDWNADEDTTVYVVHLQSGEVTVLKTENMFTMHHVNAYETGNNQLVVDVSSYKNPNFVSDLQIDVLMNKTKRNGFDAHAFLKRYLINLHKRTIAVYNFSSSTNAPFAAFLDMPVINEQFRHEKYCYIYGLVLKTDNISLSNIAIVKKNVCGDPSGDRYWSAPGHYPVEPSFVPTPGAAREDDGYLMFPVIDGPRRKSYLAVLDARTLQLINKSYLPTIVPYNLHGRFFGDNDLK, from the exons ATGGCGAACGTTCGTGTGAGTTGCTTTCTGTGTCTGCTTCTTAGAAATGTCGTCTGCGTTACCGGAAGCAACGACCCCGGATTCGAACTATTTTTCAAAACCAATTTAGAAGAGAGACAAGATGTTCCGATTCATTTTGACAACCCATTACCGTCGTGGCTAAAGGGAACATTG ATACGGAACGGTCTCGGAGAGTTTGAGCGAGGCGAACGGAAGTTCCTGCACGCATTTGACGCCTTCGGGAAACTGAGTAGCTGGAAGTTTTATGGAAACGGAAGTGCATCCTTCTCCACGAA GTTTCTCGAGTCAGACTTTTACAAGGCCTCTAAAAGCAAGAACACAATCGCCCCGTATCTATTGTTCGAGGGCGTGACGCCCGGCTTCAACGAGGTCGAGACACTCCAGGCATTGGCTCAAGGCATCGACAATATGAACGTCAACATTTACGCATTCTACAACAGCAACACCACGGTGCGGGAATTCGTAGCGCTGAACGACTTCTGGAAAGTTTACCACATCGACAAAAGCAGTCTGGCCACCATCGAGAGCGTCACTGCCACCGTGCCTAAGGGCGGTTCGGGCAAAGGGAAATTCGAGTTTCTCAACATGCTCTCATCGGCCCACCCGCTACCCGAACATGGCACCGAATTCCATATTACATTCCTTTCAAGCGTGAGTCTGATTCCATGGGTTAAGAGCACCATATCATTAATACGGATGAAGGACTTGAGGGAACGGGAGCTGATTGCAAGTTGGGAGGTAGGCAAGGTGCCGTATATGCACTCGTTTTCAGTCACCAAGAACTATGCCGTCTTGTTTGCCAGTCCGTTCTACGTGAACGTTTTGAAAATGGTGGAGTCCGCCAAGCCGTTTAACAGTCTGGACTGGAACGCAGACGAAGACACCACGGTGTACGTGGTCCATTTACAATCTGGAGAGGTCACCGTGTTGAAGACCGAAAACATGTTCACGATGCATCACGTGAACGCCTACGAGACTGGCAATAACCAACTTGTAGTAGACGTCTCCTCGTATAAAAATCCGAACTTTGTAAGCGATCTCCAGATAGACGTCCTGatgaacaaaacaaaacgtaACGGATTCGACGCTCATGCATTTCTTAAACGTTATTTAATTAATCTCCATAAGCGGACAATAGCGGTGTATAATTTCAGTTCGTCTACAAACGCACCATTTGCAGCATTCTTAGACATGCCGGTTATCAACGAACAGTTCCGTCACGAAAAGTACTGCTACATATATGGCTTAGTGCTCAAAACGGACAATATCTCACTGAGTAACATTGCGATTGTCAAGAAGAACGTGTGTGGGGATCCCTCCGGGGACAGATACTGGTCGGCACCTGGCCACTACCCCGTGGAGCCGAGCTTTGTCCCCACCCCAGGGGCAGCCCGGGAAGACGACGGCTACCTCATGTTCCCCGTCATAGACGGCCCGCGCCGGAAGTCGTACCTGGCCGTTCTGGACGCTCGCACTTTACAGCTGATAAACAAATCCTATCTACCAACAATTGTACCCTATAATCTGCACGGACGCTTTTTTGGTGATAATGACCTTAAATAA
- the LOC127855556 gene encoding kielin/chordin-like protein isoform X1, whose product MLSLQICVVLILQSCHSQPVTPMCSAHGRTFHPGDVWVDANACDVCQCTEYGEQCNAGFLGTTCPFNSTVASPGDPACVYGYTSHLVGDVISALDGCNKCLCTELGLQCTAKACGPNGFAKPSSEPLYGECEYEGGWYMHETQWRASDGCNTCYCYTVGNYRGGHVCTTNKCACHGSAIIAG is encoded by the exons ATGTTGTCGCTACAGATATGTGTTGTATTGATCCTTCAAT CCTGTCACTCCCAGCCTGTGACGCCCATGTGCAGTGCGCATGGACGCACTTTCCATCCCGGGGACGTGTGGGTGGACGCCAACGCGTGCGACGTCTGCCAGTGTACAGAGTACGGGGAACAGTGTAACGCGGGCTTCCTTGGCACGACGTGTCCCTTCAACA GTACCGTTGCGAGTCCTGGGGACCCGGCCTGCGTGTACGGCTATACGAGTCATCTCGTCGGTGACGTCATTTCGGCTCTAGACGGCTGTAACAAGTGCTTGTGCACCGAGCTGGGTCTGCAGTGCACGGCTAAGGCGTGCGGTCCGAATGGGTTCG CAAAGCCCAGTTCGGAGCCCCTGTACGGTGAATGCGAGTATGAAGGGGGCTGGTACATGCACGAGACCCAGTGGCGGGCCTCTGACGGCTGTAACACGTGCTATTGCTACACTGTGGGCAACTACAGGGGCGGCCATGTCTGCACCACCAACAAATGCGCATGTCACGGTAGTGCGATTATAGCCGGCTAG
- the LOC127855556 gene encoding kielin/chordin-like protein isoform X2 has protein sequence MCSAHGRTFHPGDVWVDANACDVCQCTEYGEQCNAGFLGTTCPFNSTVASPGDPACVYGYTSHLVGDVISALDGCNKCLCTELGLQCTAKACGPNGFAKPSSEPLYGECEYEGGWYMHETQWRASDGCNTCYCYTVGNYRGGHVCTTNKCACHGSAIIAG, from the exons ATGTGCAGTGCGCATGGACGCACTTTCCATCCCGGGGACGTGTGGGTGGACGCCAACGCGTGCGACGTCTGCCAGTGTACAGAGTACGGGGAACAGTGTAACGCGGGCTTCCTTGGCACGACGTGTCCCTTCAACA GTACCGTTGCGAGTCCTGGGGACCCGGCCTGCGTGTACGGCTATACGAGTCATCTCGTCGGTGACGTCATTTCGGCTCTAGACGGCTGTAACAAGTGCTTGTGCACCGAGCTGGGTCTGCAGTGCACGGCTAAGGCGTGCGGTCCGAATGGGTTCG CAAAGCCCAGTTCGGAGCCCCTGTACGGTGAATGCGAGTATGAAGGGGGCTGGTACATGCACGAGACCCAGTGGCGGGCCTCTGACGGCTGTAACACGTGCTATTGCTACACTGTGGGCAACTACAGGGGCGGCCATGTCTGCACCACCAACAAATGCGCATGTCACGGTAGTGCGATTATAGCCGGCTAG